Proteins from one Camelina sativa cultivar DH55 chromosome 8, Cs, whole genome shotgun sequence genomic window:
- the LOC109125973 gene encoding uncharacterized protein LOC109125973 codes for MGVTGPSQTGIPLFAIVAQACSPSGWNIRTARSPQAEVLQIHLTTVPILTLSTEPDSYVWRIGEDELDDFNTKRTWESIRHRHDPLTWTDHVWYKGAIPRHAIMLWLTHLNRLPTRDMLVHWGMHIENACCICGAHPETRDHLFLHCEFTEEIWLQVTRRLGYRPIVFHTWQAFAAWMDIKDSTTPQTLRRFVSQAVIYAIWYERNNRFHNNIATPPHIIFKAMDIQIRDAILAKSHCRKFKRLMQVWLRYL; via the coding sequence ATGGGAGTTACAGGGCCATCCCAAACTGGCATACCTCTGTTTGCAATAGTTGCCCAAGCCTGTTCACCCTCAGGATGGAATATTAGGACAGCAAGATCTCCCCAAGCGGAGGTACTTCAAATCCATCTTACCACAGTCCCCATCCTTACTCTCAGCACTGAACCTGACTCTTATGTTTGGAGGATTGGAGAGGACGAGCTTGACGATTTCAACACAAAAAGAACTTGGGAATCCATCAGACATCGACATGATCCCTTGACCTGGACAGATCATGTTTGGTACAAAGGAGCTATCCCACGTCACGCAATCATGCTTTGGCTAACTCATCTTAACAGACTTCCCACAAGAGACATGCTAGTTCACTGGGGAATGCACATTGAGAATGCCTGTTGTATTTGTGGTGCTCACCCGGAAACGAGGGACCATCTATTTCTTCACTGCGAGTTCACTGAGGAAATTTGGTTGCAGGTCACTCGTAGGCTTGGATACCGCCCTATAGTGTTCCACACCTGGCAAGCTTTTGCAGCCTGGATGGATATCAAAGATTCAACTACACCACAAACGCTAAGGAGATTTGTCTCTCAAGCCGTCATATACGCCATCTGGTATGAACGAAACAACCGGTTCCATAACAATATTGCAACGCCTCCGCACATCATCTTCAAGGCTATGGACATACAGATTCGAGATGCCATACTTGCAAAGAGCCACTGTCGTAAATTCAAAAGGCTTATGCAAGTCTGGCTCAGATACCTTTAG
- the LOC104707748 gene encoding uncharacterized protein LOC104707748 — translation MAERSPRDDPENMKNSEKGFLDYDVTDICFESIPGDNKDLNLQEKSTKINPDLCDDGAAQEPQVKGSASASSSAINESNKDTYASSSSRNRGTGEIRRVDKEKDRNDGDTPEESDNDSDQKERYREMERFYDRFLGLSDHREEAENREIQIDEETMNPQQQLRGLRGPNHGSTSSTSDRTNISRTLGMQSQLSPRAASWRLQNTYQQPPVANQMPRPNQLYIPPMSQDQMMYPYQDPEAYQRYPYQHPVANQMYPYQHPEAYQRYPL, via the exons ATGGCTGAGCGATCACCACGCGATGATCCCGAGAATATGAAAAACTCTGAGAAGGGCTTTCTTGATTATGATGTCACTGATATATGTTTTGAATCTATTCCAGGAGATAACAAAGATTTGAATCTTCAAGAAAAGTCAACTAAGATAAATCCCGATCTTTGTGATGATGGTGCCGCTCAAGAACCACAAGTGAAAGgctctgcttctgcttcttcttccgcCATTAATGAATCCAACAAGGACacatatgcttcttcttcttcaagaaaccgTGGAACTGGCGAGATAAGGAGGGTTGATAAAGAAAAGGATCGCAATGATGGTGATACGCCCGAG GAATCTGATAATGATAGTGATCAGAAAGAGAGATATCGTGAAATGGAGAGGTTTTATGATAGATTTCTTGGGCTCTCAGACCAtagagaagaagctgagaacAGAGAAATACAGATCGACGAAGAAACCATGAACCCGCAGCAGCAACTCAGAGGTCTCAGAGGACCAAACCATGGATCAACATCTTCTACAAGCGATCGAACCAATATCAGCCGAACTCTTGGTATGCAGAGTCAACTCTCTCCCAGGGCAGCATCATGGAGACTTCAGAACACATATCAGCAGCCTCCAGTAGCTAACCAGATGCCAAGGCCGAATCAATTATATATTCCGCCAATGAGCCAAGATCAGATGATGTACCCGTATCAAGATCCAGAGGCTTACCAGAGGTACCCCTATCAACATCCAGTGGCTAACCAGATGTACCCGTATCAACATCCAGAGGCTTACCAGAGGTACCCATTATAG
- the LOC104707747 gene encoding cyclin-D-binding Myb-like transcription factor 1, translating into MKKKKQNRETKDGREREKLGDDVVVKKKSKKQRIDSEAEDDGKMKNKEIRVDSESEDGGKKTKKKKNKKESKGDVIGNSESSKVDEGIEGDENPLDDDADMNKMDLGAQENTDNKMKRKSKKKTKLSVDSEVEDDNLNSTKQSVDSEVEDNNLNSTKKAAKRKSKEKKQTVDSEAVETDLSSSIDAKKKRKEKKKKKKKQKQSEVSEAEESNNHGKNAKKKRKRQESGESDKDVTTPSSKSSKKVKFSDQVEIFQSEDEETDEEVEVEEVKLVRGKRFTKEEDELIKKAVYEYIDNHALGDEGLKMVMDCKSHKQVKGCWKEIESALPWRPRFSVYHRAHNLFEEGSKGVWTKEDLELVKQFQAKHGNDWKTLADAMGKHRVHVKDAWRRIRLNMNKGHWSREEYQSLYDLVNKDLRMKAFQEKHSKHGMLRDNIPWMAISDVLGTRDHVTCCNKWYDQLTSPMVVNGTWANVDDYRLMEELLKLDAACIDDVDWDYLLENRDGEACRKRWNQMIRHIGIPTSKTFAEQVEILSGRYCPELAQDREDFDNRPYDPED; encoded by the coding sequence atgaagaagaagaagcaaaaccgAGAGACAAAGGATGGGCGTGAAAGAGAGAAATTGGGTGACGACGTTGTAGTtaagaagaaatcgaagaagcaAAGGATTGATTCTGAAGCTGAAGATGAtgggaaaatgaaaaataaggAGATAAGGGTTGATTCTGAATCTGAGGATGGtggaaagaagacgaagaagaagaagaacaagaaagaatcTAAGGGTGATGTGATTGGAAACAGTGAAAGCTCCAAAGTTGATGAAGGGATTGAAGGGGACGAGAATCCACTCGATGATGATGCTGACATGAATAAGATGGATTTGGGAGCTCAAGAAAACACAGACAATAAGATGAAGAGgaaaagtaagaagaagacaaaactaAGTGTGGATTCAGAAGTTGAAGATGACAACTTGAACTCTACAAAACAGAGTGTGGATTCAGAAGTTGAAGATAACAACTTGAACTCTACGAAAAAAGCTGcaaaaaggaaaagcaaagagaagaagcaaactgTGGATTCAGAGGCTGTGGAAACTGACTTGAGCTCTAGTATAgatgcaaagaagaaaagaaaggaaaagaagaagaagaagaagaagcagaagcaaaGTGAAGTTTCAGAGGCTGAGGAAAGCAACAATCATGGTAAAaatgcaaagaagaaaaggaagaggcAAGAGTCTGGTGAGAGTGATAAAGATGTGACAACTCCATCAAGTAAAAGCTCAAAAAAGGTGAAGTTCTCCGACCAAGTGGAGATTTTTCAGTCTGAGGATGAAGAAACGGATGAGGAAGTGGAAGTGGAAGAAGTTAAGCTGGTGAGGGGAAAGCGttttacaaaagaagaagatgagctgaTTAAGAAAGCTGTATATGAATACATTGATAACCATGCTTTAGGAGATGAAGGGTTAAAAATGGTTATGGACTGCAAGTCACACAAACAAGTTAAAGGCTGTTGGAAAGAAATTGAGTCTGCTTTACCTTGGAGGCCACGGTTTAGTGTGTACCATCGTGCCCACAATTTATTTGAAGAAGGATCCAAGGGGGTATGGACTAAAGAGGATTTGGAACTCGTCAAACAGTTTCAAGCCAAACACGGGAATGATTGGAAGACACTTGCTGATGCCATGGGTAAACACAGGGTTCATGTGAAAGACGCTTGGAGGAGAATAAGATTGAATATGAATAAAGGACATTGGTCTAGAGAGGAGTATCAAAGTCTCTATGATCTTGTCAACAAAGACCTTAGAATGAAAGCATTCCAAGAGAAGCACTCAAAACATGGTATGCTCCGAGATAACATCCCTTGGATGGCTATAAGCGACGTTCTTGGAACACGGGACCACGTGACTTGCTGCAATAAATGGTATGATCAGTTGACATCACCAATGGTAGTTAATGGAACATGGGCTAATGTAGATGACTATAGACTCATGGAAGAGCTTTTGAAACTGGATGCTGCTTGTATCGACGATGTTGATTGGGATTATCTTTTGGAGAATCGAGATGGGGAAGCTTGTAGAAAACGGTGGAACCAGATGATCCGTCATATTGGTATACCAACATCCAAAACATTTGCAGAACAAGTTGAGATACTGTCTGGCAGGTATTGCCCTGAGTTAGCTCAGGACAGAGAAGATTTTGACAACAGACCATATGATCCTGAAGATTAA
- the LOC104709776 gene encoding glutathione S-transferase T3-like, with translation MAEDSSGGLQGTVRSIGYGIRDRSHGFSSQPLNITPTSESEDCIEVTAAEIDEEGGRGSRKRWSAEEDVHLISAWLNTSKDPVVSNDQRLQSFWKRGADYYTAHDGGTSSNARGPSQCKASEYKKEEWTIIRRCCEHAYEFYKNDMKKPFMLGHCWRELKNDQKWITERHEECSNKRTKLASEGDFSAPSSNGGDEMRPPGVKAAKKKGKKPAVSIDVDDSSVSKLDKIIAMKDQEQAAKERHDKMKLLDILLNKGFGMTYEAVSLPSKVKHVGRQ, from the exons ATGGCGGAGGATTCTTCTGGTGGCCTACAAGGAACGGTGAGGTCCATTGGCTACGGAATCAGAGATAGAAG CCATGGGTTCTCTTCTCAGCCTCTCAACATAACCCCTACATCTGAATCTGAAGATTGTATCGAGGTTACAGCAGCTGAGATTGATGAAGAGGGAGGCAGAGGAAGTAGGAAGCGGTGGAGTGCAGAGGAGGATGTTCATCTCATAAGTGCTTGGTTAAACACAAGCAAAGATCCAGTGGTGAGCAACGACCAGCGGCTACAAAGTTTCTGGAAGAGGGGTGCAGACTATTACACAGCTCATGATGGAGGAACCAGTTCAAACGCAAGAGGGCCTTCACAATGTAAGGCAAG CGAGTACAAGAAGGAAGAGTGGACAATCATAAGACGATGTTGTGAGCATGCGTATGAGTTTTACAAGAATGACATGAAGAAGCCGTTTATGCTTGGACATTGTTGGAGAGAACTGAAGAatgatcagaaatggatcaCAGAACGACATGAAGAATGTAGCAATAAGCGTACTAAGCTTGCTTCTGAAGGAGATTTCTCAGCTCCTTCGAGCAATGGTGGAGACGAGATGAGGCCTCCGGGGGTTAAAGCTgccaagaaaaaaggaaagaaacctGCAGTTAGTATTGATGTGGATGATAGTTCTGTCAGTAAGTTGGATAAGATAATAGCAATGAAGGATCAAGAACAGGCGGCTAAAGAGAGGCACGACAAAATGAAATTGCTAGACATCCTGCTTAACAAGG gttttgggaTGACATATGAAGCTGTCTCGTTGCCATCTAAAGTGAAACATGTTGGTAGGCAATGA
- the LOC109125974 gene encoding uncharacterized protein LOC109125974 → MDFPPHFVTMFIECITTPTFSVSVNGESCGYFKGAKGLRQGDSISPYLFTNAMEVFTQILNRGFTDNLIGHHPSAITPQVTHLAFADDIMIFYDGGVNQNETSRNASLGFNLGSLPIHYLGLPLMHRKLRISDYRPLLDKITA, encoded by the exons ATGGACTTTCCTCCTCATTTTGTCACCATGTTCATTGAATGCATTACCACTCCAACATTCTCAGTTTCTGTAAATGGAGAGTCTTGTGGGTATTTCAAGGGCGCTAAGGGACTAAGGCAAGGAGACTCAATATCACCCTATTTGTTCACCAATGCGATGGAGGTGTTTACTCAAATACTGAATAGAGGTTTCACTGACAATCTTATAGGACATCATCCATCGGCTATCACGCCTCAGGTAACCCATCTAGCCTTTGCAGACGATATCATGATTTTTTATGATGGTG GGGTGAACCAGAATGAAACCTCCCGGAACGCTTCCCTTGGTTTCAATCTGGGTTCACTTCCCATCCACTACCTTGGTCTCCCTCTAATGCATAGGAAGCTCAGGATTTCTGACTATCGGCCTTTGCTGGACAAGATCACTGCTTAA